One genomic segment of Longimicrobiaceae bacterium includes these proteins:
- a CDS encoding SDR family oxidoreductase encodes MIDPGLIGRVVLVTGANSGIGAATARAFAAQGATLVLHYLDRQPPLADASIRIEHEVPGAPAAEALAREIVASGGRAVPVAADLSDPAAAVHLFDAAEAQAGPVEVLVNNAAHCESPDTILQITAGTLDRHFAVNTRAPVLLTHEYARRHQRRGGTRGRIIHLSTDAARAFATQIAYGASKAALEAFTRSTAVELGPLGITVNAVAPGPVQTGWITPELEEQVLPWIPLRRVGTPEDVADAIVFLASDQARWITGQVLQVAGGHAL; translated from the coding sequence ATGATCGATCCCGGCCTGATTGGCCGCGTTGTGCTCGTCACCGGCGCAAACTCCGGAATTGGTGCCGCCACGGCGCGCGCATTCGCGGCCCAGGGCGCCACCCTCGTGCTGCATTACCTGGATCGGCAGCCGCCCCTCGCCGATGCTTCCATCCGTATCGAGCACGAGGTGCCAGGCGCTCCCGCAGCGGAGGCGCTCGCCCGGGAGATCGTCGCCTCCGGTGGACGCGCGGTGCCCGTCGCCGCGGATCTCTCGGACCCGGCTGCGGCTGTTCACCTCTTCGATGCAGCCGAGGCGCAGGCCGGCCCCGTGGAGGTGCTGGTCAACAACGCGGCCCACTGTGAGAGTCCAGACACCATCCTTCAAATCACGGCCGGAACCCTCGACCGCCACTTCGCGGTGAACACCCGCGCCCCGGTGCTGCTCACCCACGAGTACGCCCGTCGGCACCAGCGGCGTGGAGGGACACGAGGGCGAATCATCCACCTCAGCACGGATGCGGCGCGCGCATTCGCGACCCAGATCGCCTACGGAGCCAGCAAGGCCGCTCTGGAAGCGTTCACCCGCAGCACCGCCGTGGAACTGGGTCCGCTGGGGATCACGGTCAATGCCGTGGCACCCGGGCCGGTGCAGACCGGCTGGATCACTCCCGAGCTGGAGGAGCAGGTTTTGCCGTGGATCCCCCTGCGGCGCGTGGGTACACCCGAGGACGTCGCCGACGCAATCGTCTTCCTTGCTTCGGATCAGGCGCGCTGGATCACGGGGCAGGTGCTGCAGGTTGCGGGCGGGCATGCGTTGTAG